ATCGATAAAGCAAAGCAGCTCGATCAGCTCGAACTGGCCGGTATGCTCGAGAAACATTGGCAAAAACTGATGGACAAATGTGAAAACTTGGCATTAAAAGGGGATCTCAAAGGGATCAAGGAAAATCTGGGAGAGCTTATAACCCTTAAAACAAGAGCTGCAAAAATGGGAGATATTATCCGTCTTAGTTTTCAAACAAAAATAAAAATATTGCTTGCCAAACGCACCTTTACACAAACAGAAGCTATCATCTACTCATATATAGATATATTTGGACTTGATACCGAGATAAAAACACTGATGAATACTTACGAAAAGCTCTCTAACAATAAACTCGCTCTTACAAACAGTGACGATATTTTTAAAGAGCGAGAGGCGTGGCTGAATTCGGAAGTTATAATTGGAGAGTATAAAAGATAATCAGCCCATAATCCCTGTGAGTTCGGTTACGGCCTCTTCAAAACTCACTTTGAACATTGCACCTTGTGCTATAAAGCGCTGCATTGATTCTTTTTTATCAATAGCTTCATCGAGTTCCGGATCAGTCCCCTTATTATAAGCACCGATACGGATCAATGTTTCATTCTCTTTTAAAAGGGTATACATACGGCGAAACTTCATAGCAGCCTTGAAATGCTCTTGGCTGATAATGTCGTTCATTACACGTGAAGCAGAGTTTAAAATGTGCACAGGCGGGTAGATCCCAAAGTCCGTCATCTCCCTTGAGAGCACTATGTGTCCGTCTAAGATAGAACGGGACTGATCGGCGATTGGATCACTCATATCATCACCCTCAATTAAAACAGTAAAGAAAGCTGTAATACTCCCTTTGCCCTCCTCTTTTCCTGCACGCTCCATAAGTTGCGGTAAAAGTGTCAATGATGACGGCGGATACCCTTTTGAGGTTGGAGGCTCACCAAGAGCTAGTCCAATCTCACGCTGTGCCATTGCAAAACGTGTTACCGAGTCCATAATAAAAAGCACATCCTGGTTTTTATCTTTAAAATGCTCAGCTACACTCATCGCTGCAAACGCACCATACTTTCTCATAAGGGGAGAATCATCACTTGTTGCAACAATGATCACCGTATTAGTCAGATCCCCACCGAGATTTTTTTCTATAAATTCGGGAACCTCACGTCCACGCTCACCAATCAGGGCTACCACTTTGATCGGAGCATCCGCACCGCGGACAATCATCCCCATTAAAGTTGATTTACCTACACCGCTTCCCGCAAAGATCCCCAGCTTTTGCCCTTTTCCACACGTTAATAGCCCGTCAATACTTTTAACCCCTACGCCAAACACTTCATCGATCATTCCACGCTTCATCGCAGGGATTGGAGCTTTGATAATTGGAGAGAGCTTTGCACTCTCTATAGGACCTTTTCCGTCAATCGGACGCATAAACGGATCAACTACGCGTCCCAAAAGTGCATCACCTACGGGAATATTTAGCCCTGTAGAGTCTAAAAAGACACGATCACCAGAGCGAAACCCCTCTACGAAGCTAAACGGCGTAATATAAAAAAATGAACCGTCAACTTCTGTAACCATACCTACGGTCTCTTGAGCTGTTTCATTGGAGACGATTTTTACCATATCACTAATACTTACATTTAAACCCTTGGCGATGATGACGGTTGCATTGATCTTTTCAACCTCACCAAAAGCTACCGAGTAGTTTTTCTTGGCAAGTTTCTCTCTTAGTGACGATAGGGCCATATCTTAAAATCTGCTTCCCGCTGGAGAATTTATAAGTGAGAAAAATTCCGCTCTTGTTTTGTCATCTTTTTTAAACAAACCGCGAAGTGCTGAAGATGTAGTTGTAGAGTTTATCTTCTCAACCCCTCTCATCTCCATACACATATGACGAGCCTGAACAACAACAGCTACACCTTTTGGCTCAATAGTATCCATAATAGCATCTGCGATCTGTTCAGTTAACTGCTCTTGAATCTGCATACGGCGTGCAAAAACATTTACAACACGAGGGATCTTTGAAAGACCGACCACTTTTCCATCAGGAATATATGCAACATGAACACGCCCGATAATAGGCAAAAGATGGTGTTCACATGTAGAATAAAACTCTATATCTTTTACAAGTACCATCTCATCATTACTACTTGTAAAAAGTGCTTTTGAAAGGATCTCTTTCGGATCTTCTTTATATCCGCCATAGATAAACTCATACGCTTTTCTAACACGTTTAGGAGTATCTAAAAGCCCCTCTCTTGTCGGATCTTCACCAACATGCTGCATCATCATTTTTACTGCATTTTCAAATTCTGTATTTTTGTTGTCTGACAAAACTTGTACCTTTAAATATTTATGTTCGTAATTATACTACATTTGCACCATTCAAACTTAAAAAGATATCTTCAATAATGATAATGATTATTGAATTAATATATTATTAAGATAATTAATGTAATTATTCTAACATCAATTATGATAACAAATATCATATTCATATAAGGAAATAAAATGAAACTTTCTAAAAAAGCTTTATCGTTAGTAGCTCTTTCTTTACTAACAACAACTACTTTTGCAGATACAAATCAGGATATCGAAGCTTTAAAAGCAGAGATCCAAGAACTAAGAGAGATAACTCAGACACTTGCCGATGAAACAAGTTCGCTTAAAACAGGTGTAGGATTTAATGTTGTCGATACTACACAATCTTACAGTGGACTTGCAAGTGCTGCATCTAAAGTATATTACTCAAAATCACCTCTTAGTATCGGTGGGTATGGAGAGATGTTCTATGCTTACAATAAAGAGGATGGAAAATCATTACTAGATGTATATAGATTTGTTCCCTATGTAGGATACAGGTTTTCAGATAACATTATTTTAAACGCTGAATTAGAGTTTGAACACGGTGGTGCAGAAGACGATAATACAAATAGCGGTTACGTAGTAGTAGAGTTTATGTATCTTGATTTCTTGATCAATGACTATGCAAATATCCGTGCCGGTCATATGCTTGTGCCAATGGGACTTATCAATGAAAGACACGAACCGACACTTTTTACAACCGTACAAAGACCACAGAGTGAAAAATATATTATCCCTTCTACATGGCATGACAGCGGGGTAATGGTTTATGGACAGATTACAGACAACCTTTCATACAAACTTGCAGCAATCAGTGCTCTAAAAACAGAAGCGGATGGAAAAAGCTGGATACGTGACGGACGCGGCGGTTCTTTTAAACAAACAGATCCGAACCTTGGTTTTGTGGCAAGAATGGATTATACAGGTATAAACGGTTTACTTGTCGGAGCTTCTGTATATAATGCCCCTTCGGGTGATGAAACAAGTTCTAGAACTACGATCGCAGATCTTCATTTAGACTACAAACAAAGTGGATTTAGACTATATGGGGTATATTCTCAAGTAGATCGTTCAGATGCAGAGGATATTAATGCAACGGCGGTAGAAAGTGCTTATGGAGGATACCTAAATGCAAGTTTTGATATACTCTCATTAACAAACTCTAGCGATATGCTTCCCCTTTTTGTACAATATGAGCAGTTATCTCCACAAGATAAGCTTGCAGACGGGACAGGTAATGAAAGTACAAAGATCACAACTGTGGGTCTTAACTACTTCCCACATGAACAAGTTGTAGTAAAATTCGATCATGCTATGCAAAAAGGCGGTTTCGGCGACAGCGATACAACAAGCATCTCATTAGGATTTATCTTCTAAGGAATCGTTATGAAACTTCTCATCCTATTTTTATCCGCACTACAACTTAGTGCGGGGATGCTACTCTCACCACAAGAGGTACTAAAAAGTAATTTTGGTAGTGATACAACAATTACAGAAAAAAATATTATTCTAAAAAGAGCACAAAAACAGGCAGTTCAAAAAGCTGCACAAACAAAGCTCAACTCCTCTATAGTACGTACTTACAAAGTCTCTAAAGGTTCAGAGCACATTGCTTATGCTATTTTACTTTCCAACAAGATCCGCTCAAAAAACGGTGTATATCTCTATACAATAAATGCACAAGATGTTCTAGAGTCAATTGAAGTTGTCGCATTTAATGAACCTTTAGAATATATGCCTAACGATACATGGAAAAAACAGTTTACAAATACAAATACGACGCAACACCTAAACATTCCAAAAAATATCTCTACAATTACCGGTGCTACTCTTAGTGCCAGAAGTATTACTGAAAGTGCCAACGTTGCAATGCAGATATATAACCTTGTTTTAAAGGCTCAAAAGTGAAATTTACTCTTGTAAAAGATCTTAGGGAAGACCCAGTAATGAAGCCTATTTTAGGCTTATTATTATCCTTTTTTCTTCTCTATTTAGTAGCTGACTTTTTTGTTAAATACTCTGGTTTTGGGATCTTTTTTGAAGCCGTAAAAAACACACTTTACGGCAATGCCGAAGAGTATCTTGATCCGATTGACTATGCAGTATTTTTAGAGTTTTGGCATACGGAAATATTTTTTACAATGTTTGTCGTCTTTCTTCTAAGTACTATTTTTATCCGTCTATTCGCTACTCGTAAAATTTTTTTATGGCTACTCAATAGTTTTATGATCAGTGCATTATTATCTTTGATCTTTTTACCTCTGAGCTATTTTTACCATCACAATTTTTTTATTTACGGTTTTCTTTTTGCTTTTTGGTCTTGGCACACTCTAGCCCTTTTAATCTCTGTACTATCTCTTAAAAGGCTCTATTTTGCATAGTGCTTACAAATACTCTATATTCTATTTTTCTTGTTTTGTTTTACTTTTGTTAGTTAGTGCACTTATGCTTTTTGCACATAAAATAGGTTTTGATCCTACTAGTATTACACATTATTATCTGGGGGATGGTGAACTGTTGTTGCAAAAGAGTAATGAAGGCATTCTCAAACTTATTTTACCTCATATATTTGCTTTTGGTGTTTTAAGTTTTGTACTTATTCACTTCTTGATCTTCACATCTTATAAAAAAAAGCGCTACACTTTTTCAGTAATCTACATTTTACTGACTACACAAACATTAGAAATTTTTTCACCGTTTTTGATCATCAATATTTCAGAATATTTCAGCTATCTCAAGCTTATCTCATTTGTATTCTATATGGCATTGATTCCATTAATATTTTTTTGGTTATTTAAGAGTATTTTAGAGGATTAAATAAGTGCATAAAAATGCACTTATAAAATTTTTAGTGGATAAATGTATGTGGAACGATAAGTGGATACTTTTTCATTCTTCTATAGATATGTTTACGTACCGCTTGACGCAAGTCTGCTTCAAAAGCTTTATGGTTGCTTGTAAGCCCCGGCTTCATATTGATTAAGAAGTGTTCGATCACATCTTCCATCTCTTTAGCAAACGCTTTGTCTTTTTTGTCAGCTACTAAACCAAATGATGTAACTTTCGGTTTGTTAATCATTTTGCCGTCTTGCTCGCTTACTTCAACAACAAGCATTACAACACCCTCGTTAGCAAGTTTTTGACGATCGATTACGATATCATCTTCAATCTGAAGATTGTTTTGGTTATCGATGTAAGTTTTACCTGTTTTAACAGTTTTTACTTTTCTCATATATTTCGGTGCAACCTCAATCTGCTCACCGTCTGTCATAAGAAGAATATTTCTTTCAGGAACTCCACACATTACAGCCGTCTCTTTGTGCTTCATAACGTGGTTATACTCACCGTGAACAGGTAAGAAGAACTTAGGATTTACAAGGCGAAGCATAAGTTTTTGCTCTTCAATTGAAGCGTGACCGGAGACGTGAATATCTCTATCCATCGCAACTTTTGCACCACATCTTTGAATAAAGTTCATCATATTTGAGATACTTCCCTCATTCCCTGGAATTGCACGAGAAGAAAGAACTATTAAGTCAGTAGGCTTGATCTTAATATGTCTGTGCTCACCGATACTCATTCTAAACAGAGCTGAGTTTGCCTCACCCTGAGAACCTGTTGTCACAATTAACACATCTTTATCGTTCATACGAGAAACCTCTTCCGCATCAACGAAGATGTTTTTAGGAAAACGAATATAGTCGTACTGCATTGCAATCTCTATATTTCTCTCCATACTACGTCCGATAACACATACTTTACGTCCATATTTGATACCGTACTGGATAGCTTGATATACACGGTGAATGTTTGAACTGAACGTTGAAAGAAGTACTCTTCCTTCAGCTTTTGAAAACACACGATCTAATGCAGGTGCAACACTCAGCTCTGATGGTGTTGGAACCGGGTTATGTGAATTTGTAGAGTCACTTAATAAACAAAGTACACCTTTGTCTCCATAATGTGCCAAACGGTGTAAGTCTGCCGGATATCCATCAACCGGAGTATGATCGATTTTAAAGTCACCCGTGTGGATAATAGTCCCCGCTTCAGTCGTGATCGCTAACGACGAAGAGTCAATGATAGAGTGAGTCATATGCATCCACTCGATTTCAAAGTCATTTCCAATTTTGTACACTTGACGTTTTTCGATCGGGTTAAAATATTTTCTGCAATCTTTTAAATGGTGCTCATCAAATTTGTTTCCAATCATTGCCAGTGGTAACGGTGTCCCGTAAATAGGGAATTGCATCTCTTTATAAAGATACGGCATAGCACCGATGTGATCTTCGTGAGCGTGAGTAATGATTACCGCTACGATCTTATGCTTAATCTCTTTAAGATATGAAAAATCAGGAATTAAGATATCTACACCGTGCATCTCTTCATCAGGGAAACTCATCCCTACGTCAATTAATATTGCTTCGTTTTCAGTCTCAAAAACAGCAATATTTCCACCGATTTCACCTAAACCACCAAGCGGAGTGATACGTACTTTCGCTTTTGAGTTAAGATCTAGTTTATAGTGAGGATTAAGTCTTTGTTTATGAGATTCTTGATTTTTTGTTACGAAAGATTTAAGGTTTTCATCTACAACAGTAGCGTTTCTACGCCCTCTTGAGCCACCTCTGTTTCTATTTCTATTGTTATTTGATGAAGGTTTTGTATTTTTTTCATCACCTGATTTATTAGAAGTATTTTGTCTACGATTATTGTTATTTCTTCTATTATTATTTGGTTTACGATCTGTCTGAGGTTTTTGTTGTTTTACCTCTTGATTCTCTTCTGCCATCCAAACTCCTTTCATGCTGAAAACTTTTATGAGGAGCAAATTTTCACTATTGAAAATTTAGCCCGAATAAAAAGAAGTTTTCAGTGTTTTCTTTAATTTTTAATTTTTTTATAGAGTTGGTGATAGTCCTTAGTTGAAACTTGATGAGGCCTGATAGTCGATAAAAGCTCTAAGTCGTTAAAAGCCTCTTGAAGTCTTTGTTTTTCATATTTTGCAGAGAGATTTTTCATCAAAGTTTTGCGAGGCTGCGTAAATGCAACTCTAAGCAGTTCCTCGAAATCCTTATCTGATCTGTCTCTTTGTTTTTGTATAAGAAAAACGGCAGAATCAACTTTAGGCTGAGGATCGAAAGCTGTTGGGGGAACTTTTACTATGATTCTAGCATTTCCTACACTTTGAGTTATTACACCCAAAGAACCAAAAACTTTTTCACCTTCATTAGCACAAAATTTTTCTGCTACTTCAAGCTGTACCATTACAAGTATATTTTTACACATTGGATCTGCAAGGGCTTTGAGGATAATGTTTGTCGCTATATAATAGGGCAGGTTTGCCACTAAATCATACGGCTCATTGATAAGCTCACTCTGCCAAGCTTCTAAAACATCTCCACAATTTATATGGAGTCGCTTGGTATTGATCTCTTCTTCAAATTTACTTTGTAACAGTTTACATAAATCGGTATCTACCTCAAAAGCTTCTACACTTTTGACATCAACTAAAAATTTAGTTAAATCACCTAAGCCAGGCCCAATTTCAACAATTTTATTATCATTTTTGGGCATCGCTTCGACGATTTTTCGTAAAACTTCTTGGTCTTGCAGGAAATTCTGTCCAAATTTCTTCTTAGCCACAACATTATGTGTATTCATAAGTAAGAGTTTATAACATTATTCCTTATAGTAAGGTAATAAGGTTATAAAATTCCCCTTTTTACACTAGTTGTTCAATCTTCTCTGCAGGAATAGCAATTAAACGACGTTCAAGTCTGTTGATCTCATCTAAAAGTTTTTTTGAGATCTCCTCTAACTCCTTATAATAGGTCTCAGAAAGCTGTAGTTCCGCATCAGATATACTTTTTCTCGTAAAGCCGAAAAGCTTAGCAAAAAAACCTGTTTTTTTCTCATTTGAAAAATATATATTAAAGATCTTCAAATATTGATCATGCAATTCAAAATGTAGTTTTTCTATCCCTTGCATACACTCCAAAGGGTTGTTCGATAACGAGTTTAAAACCTGACCGTCACTATAAAACCATTTTCCAAAATTACACTCTGTAGAATCAACCGGTATTGAACTCTCTTGTATATCAACACCATTAATTAATAGCTTTGCTTTTTGAACCCATTTAATGTGCGCAGATTTAGCAGCTCTTAAATGTTCTAACACCTCTTCTTTTTTCATAATATTTCCTACTGAAGATA
Above is a window of Sulfurimonas marina DNA encoding:
- the fliI gene encoding flagellar protein export ATPase FliI, with the protein product MALSSLREKLAKKNYSVAFGEVEKINATVIIAKGLNVSISDMVKIVSNETAQETVGMVTEVDGSFFYITPFSFVEGFRSGDRVFLDSTGLNIPVGDALLGRVVDPFMRPIDGKGPIESAKLSPIIKAPIPAMKRGMIDEVFGVGVKSIDGLLTCGKGQKLGIFAGSGVGKSTLMGMIVRGADAPIKVVALIGERGREVPEFIEKNLGGDLTNTVIIVATSDDSPLMRKYGAFAAMSVAEHFKDKNQDVLFIMDSVTRFAMAQREIGLALGEPPTSKGYPPSSLTLLPQLMERAGKEEGKGSITAFFTVLIEGDDMSDPIADQSRSILDGHIVLSREMTDFGIYPPVHILNSASRVMNDIISQEHFKAAMKFRRMYTLLKENETLIRIGAYNKGTDPELDEAIDKKESMQRFIAQGAMFKVSFEEAVTELTGIMG
- the folE gene encoding GTP cyclohydrolase I FolE, translating into MSDNKNTEFENAVKMMMQHVGEDPTREGLLDTPKRVRKAYEFIYGGYKEDPKEILSKALFTSSNDEMVLVKDIEFYSTCEHHLLPIIGRVHVAYIPDGKVVGLSKIPRVVNVFARRMQIQEQLTEQIADAIMDTIEPKGVAVVVQARHMCMEMRGVEKINSTTTSSALRGLFKKDDKTRAEFFSLINSPAGSRF
- a CDS encoding porin yields the protein MKLSKKALSLVALSLLTTTTFADTNQDIEALKAEIQELREITQTLADETSSLKTGVGFNVVDTTQSYSGLASAASKVYYSKSPLSIGGYGEMFYAYNKEDGKSLLDVYRFVPYVGYRFSDNIILNAELEFEHGGAEDDNTNSGYVVVEFMYLDFLINDYANIRAGHMLVPMGLINERHEPTLFTTVQRPQSEKYIIPSTWHDSGVMVYGQITDNLSYKLAAISALKTEADGKSWIRDGRGGSFKQTDPNLGFVARMDYTGINGLLVGASVYNAPSGDETSSRTTIADLHLDYKQSGFRLYGVYSQVDRSDAEDINATAVESAYGGYLNASFDILSLTNSSDMLPLFVQYEQLSPQDKLADGTGNESTKITTVGLNYFPHEQVVVKFDHAMQKGGFGDSDTTSISLGFIF
- a CDS encoding FMN-binding protein, with the protein product MKLLILFLSALQLSAGMLLSPQEVLKSNFGSDTTITEKNIILKRAQKQAVQKAAQTKLNSSIVRTYKVSKGSEHIAYAILLSNKIRSKNGVYLYTINAQDVLESIEVVAFNEPLEYMPNDTWKKQFTNTNTTQHLNIPKNISTITGATLSARSITESANVAMQIYNLVLKAQK
- a CDS encoding ribonuclease J, which translates into the protein MAEENQEVKQQKPQTDRKPNNNRRNNNNRRQNTSNKSGDEKNTKPSSNNNRNRNRGGSRGRRNATVVDENLKSFVTKNQESHKQRLNPHYKLDLNSKAKVRITPLGGLGEIGGNIAVFETENEAILIDVGMSFPDEEMHGVDILIPDFSYLKEIKHKIVAVIITHAHEDHIGAMPYLYKEMQFPIYGTPLPLAMIGNKFDEHHLKDCRKYFNPIEKRQVYKIGNDFEIEWMHMTHSIIDSSSLAITTEAGTIIHTGDFKIDHTPVDGYPADLHRLAHYGDKGVLCLLSDSTNSHNPVPTPSELSVAPALDRVFSKAEGRVLLSTFSSNIHRVYQAIQYGIKYGRKVCVIGRSMERNIEIAMQYDYIRFPKNIFVDAEEVSRMNDKDVLIVTTGSQGEANSALFRMSIGEHRHIKIKPTDLIVLSSRAIPGNEGSISNMMNFIQRCGAKVAMDRDIHVSGHASIEEQKLMLRLVNPKFFLPVHGEYNHVMKHKETAVMCGVPERNILLMTDGEQIEVAPKYMRKVKTVKTGKTYIDNQNNLQIEDDIVIDRQKLANEGVVMLVVEVSEQDGKMINKPKVTSFGLVADKKDKAFAKEMEDVIEHFLINMKPGLTSNHKAFEADLRQAVRKHIYRRMKKYPLIVPHTFIH
- the rsmA gene encoding 16S rRNA (adenine(1518)-N(6)/adenine(1519)-N(6))-dimethyltransferase RsmA, with the translated sequence MNTHNVVAKKKFGQNFLQDQEVLRKIVEAMPKNDNKIVEIGPGLGDLTKFLVDVKSVEAFEVDTDLCKLLQSKFEEEINTKRLHINCGDVLEAWQSELINEPYDLVANLPYYIATNIILKALADPMCKNILVMVQLEVAEKFCANEGEKVFGSLGVITQSVGNARIIVKVPPTAFDPQPKVDSAVFLIQKQRDRSDKDFEELLRVAFTQPRKTLMKNLSAKYEKQRLQEAFNDLELLSTIRPHQVSTKDYHQLYKKIKN
- a CDS encoding CZB domain-containing protein, with translation MKKEEVLEHLRAAKSAHIKWVQKAKLLINGVDIQESSIPVDSTECNFGKWFYSDGQVLNSLSNNPLECMQGIEKLHFELHDQYLKIFNIYFSNEKKTGFFAKLFGFTRKSISDAELQLSETYYKELEEISKKLLDEINRLERRLIAIPAEKIEQLV